One Triticum dicoccoides isolate Atlit2015 ecotype Zavitan chromosome 3B, WEW_v2.0, whole genome shotgun sequence genomic window, TGATTTAAGGCCGTCAAATCTTGTTGGTGAAACGGTAAGAAGAGTAGGAGAAGGTGGCGTTGGTCCAGCTGCGGTGGATCAGCTCCGCCCTGGCCTCATCCCCGGCGGCGCCCAGCGCGACGTGCAGCGGGTAGATGTGCTCCGGCGAAGGGTGCGCAAGCTCGCCGTAGGGCGCCTTCTCCTTGTATCGCTTCACGTCGTCGTACCTGGCCATGCCATTGCCCGCGACGAATAAAACTCAATTTAGGAACAAAAACGATCAGGACACGGCGACCGGATTTGCCATGGTCAACATTACCTCCCGTCCAGGAGCGCGTCCCTGAGCCAGGCGTCGAAGTCGTAGGCCCACTGCGGCACCGGCGCATCGAGAGGGCCCAACTCTCTGAGGTTGTGCGTGGTGGTGCCGGAGCCGAGGACGAGGACGCCTTCGTCCCTGAGGGGCGCCAGCGCCGTGCCGAGGGCGTAGTGGTAGGCGCCGTCGCGGCCGGCCTGCAGGGAGAGCTGGCACGCCGGGACGTCGGCCTCCGGGAACATGAGCATCAGCGGCACCCACGCGCCGTGGTCGATCCCGCGGCCGTGCTCCTCGCTCACCGGCCCGAACCCGGCGCCCTCCAGGAGCTCCTTAGTCCTCCTGGCCAGGCCCGGCGCGCCCGGCGCAGGGTACCTCAGCTGCATATGCATAGCGCGCGAACAAGCAATGTCAACTTGTGTTCGTGACACAAGCAGAGATGTGAGGAATTAAGAGGTGACCTTGTACATCTCGTCAGGGAGGTCCTGCAGGTCGTGGATGGTGTCGTTGGTGCCGTGGACGACGTTGACGGCCGGAGCGTCCGTCTCCCAGTGAGCGGACACCACCAGGACGGCGCGCGGCGCCTGCGCGCCCGCCaccgccgctggcagccacgacttgaaGAAGCCGTGCGCCGGGATCCTCTCGTCGATGCAGATCGCCGGCGAGCCGTGCGAGAGGAAGAAGGTGTCCATGGCTGGCAGCGGCCGGCGTGCACGGTGAGACCCTCCCGGTGGCTTGGGTTAGTCTTGGCCCATCGCCAGCAGCGCCTCTACTTATGGCGCCGCGAATGGTCGTTGATGGAGGTCTCATTCGTCACTCCACTCGTCTCATCACATTCCATTTTTTGACACTCGCCTGTGGCGTGTCGTGTTGGATTGGAGCAttactaagaagaagaaaaatccaCCTTTAAGAGACGTCTTATTCTATTCTTCATTGTAATCTGAAAGAAAATATCATTCCAAAACGGGAAAATTTGCTAGATCATTTTTTTTCTCAAGAGTACCCAAATtgcgtaccatagctttatagaagaaGAGAGAATTACAAATACAAGATGACTACAACTCGTTGCGAACAACAAGTGTAGCATGAACTCCACATCCGGCTAGTCCAAAGACAGCCACCTACGACAACACCACTACAACACAAAGGAACTTGCTCAAAACAGAAAAACCTCGCCGCGTCTCAGTCGATGCCAGCCACCTCCGAAGAACTGCAACTCCCACCGAGCATCTCTTGCCGACGCACCATCCACCCTTAATGCCTAAAGGAGATGGCAGGAGAATGGCAGGACTCGATCAGACCCGAGAAAGGTACCAACTTGGAATCACTAGCGACGACCGTACATTGCGCCGCGGATGATCGATCATGAACAGTGGCGAGCGCCGGAGGAGCGCAACGAAGAACCTCCAACCCGTATCTCCAGACACAATGCTCCCACCAGAGGGACAACGTCAAGGACGCCGCCATCGTGTCGATCCTGCATCGAATCAAGGCTTTCGCCTGGAGAAAACTACCAACACCAAGCGAGCGAGGGGATGTCGACGCACCtcgacgacgcctccaaggaggggtaAGACACCCACGGGTGCCATCGCCGCCGGCCCAGCAAAACCGGACAAGATTTTCATCCGTGACGCCGCACAACGCCCCACCTCCAAGGATTGGGGAAGCACTGTCCTTGTAATCTCACATCGCCGCCGCCACAGCTCCTCGCCGATGAAGCCGCATAGCCGTAGTCCACCGACACCACGCACAACAAAGAGGAATGCGGCCCCAACATCCACCACCAACCTCAGCCAGCAGCCTCCGACACCTCGGCCATGGATCAGGGTCACCACCGTGGTCGTCACCCGCTCCAGGGGACATCCACGCAATGACCCCATCCCCTCCGGCCTAGATCAAATCCGGAAAGATCCAGATCTGACCCTCCTCTCCAATCACCGCTCCAGCGCCAACACCACCCGGAGGCCACCACACCAGCCCCGACGCGGAGGAGGCCGAACGCCCACTGCTCGTCAGGAGCTCCTTCCTGACAGAGCCtccacagcgccgccgcctccgAAGCCGAGATCCAGCGCCGTCGCCTCTAAGCAGCACCGACGCGCCACCCAGCTCCATCGCCCCTGCTGCCTCCCCGCTGACTCCGCCGCTCCTCCAAGAGCCACTCCGCCCACCGGAGAAGCCCGCCGCATCCTCGCGCCGCCGGCCATCCACCACCATCGCATCCCCAGGGACGAACCACCTCCGCGCGAAGGGGCTCGTCAGGGAGCGCCGCCCTCGCCCACCATCTTCGACGGCCAGGCGTGGCCGCGGCAGCGGCCGGGGAAGGAAGATCAGGTGCCTCTGGTTTCCTAGGGTTAGGGGCTCCTCCGGAGCCGCACGCGCGTGCGACCCGGGAGGAGGAGGATCAAGAGATATGATTGGAGCGTAAATTTGCTAGATCATCATTATGTGAAAACAAGCAACAAGTGTTGACAATGAAAAAAAAGTAATAAAGCACCAATTCATTCAACAGTTGATCTCCTATTATAATCCTACACGTAATCCATTGAAGAAGGCCCTCCCCACCCCCTCCGTGCGATGGCGACGTCGNNNNNNNNNNNNNNNNNNNNNNNNNNNNNNNNNNNNNNNNNNNNNNNNNNNNNNNNNNNNNNNNNNNNNNNNNNNNNNNNNNNNNNNNNNNNNNNNNNNNNNNNNNNNNNNNNNNNNNNNNNNNNNNNNNNNNNNNNNNNNNNNNNNNNNNNNNNNNNNNNNNNNNNNNNNNNNNNNNNNNNNNNNNNNNNNNNNNNNNNNCCGCCCCTTCTCCCTCGCTGTCGGCCTCTCCTCGCTTTGTCCTTCCCGTTCCTCCTCCGTCCAATAGATTTTGGGCGCTCGGATCTGAGGACTCGGGGTCGGACTCCGACGCACCTCCATCGCCTCCGCGTCCGGTGCCTGTGTCTGGTCTCCCTGTCATTTCAGCTTCGGGCCGTCGCCGGAAATTCATGCCCGGTGGGCGGGGGCGTCCTGCTTGCGGGGTGCTGGAGGTGGACAGGTGGCGTCGTGTGGCCCGCGGTCGTCGTCGCGCTCTTGCTCCGTCCCCGGCTCGGGGTCTCTTGGGGCCTGGCGTGGGCGATATGGTGGTGTCGGTCCCGCTGTCTCCCCCTCCCCTCCGGCGTCGTCCCCTGTCTGCGCTTCGTCTGGGGGTTCGGTGTCGCCTTCGTCGCCGGTGGCGGCGGCATCGCCAACCCTAGATCCGGCGTTGGCTGCAGCGGTGGACTCTGTCCCTGGGCCGCGGGCCCTCGTGGCTCCTGGTGGGCCTGTTGGGCGAGGGGCGGTGCTCCCCTTGACTCTGTTTCTATTTTTTCCCTCCCTCTTTTGGTTCCTGGGTCGCGGGTGGCCCAGGACCACTTCCCGCCCCCCCTCGGCCCATCCAATTGACCCTGGCCTGGCTCGGTCCGGGTATATCTAGGTGCGGAAGGGTTTCGTCCCCCCATTTCTAGGGTTTCCGGCTTCTTCCTCCAACCTGCACCGGCACCGTTCCCCCATCCGCTTCTTCTCCAGATCTACTCCCCCTCCGCCCTTGTCTCTCTCGTTTGCGACGGTGGTCGCGATGGACCGCTTGCGCGGGTCCTCCAGTGAGGCTGTCTCTGGACAAAAGTGTAGGAGGAAGGGCTCGGGCGAGGCGGAGGCGGATCTGGAGTTGGAGGCTGCGTTGCGCTCCAAGCTCCAGGCGGCGCGTGTTCCGGCCGATGGGGCGGCGTCGGCTAAGGGCGCCCCCCTCGCTCGGCTCTGGCTCGGTGGCGGCTGGTCCTTCGGTGCCCGCGGCCGGATCTGTGGCGACCTCCATTGATCCCTGGGAGTTGGCGGCTGCGGCCAATAGGGCGGAGTCGTCTGGTCCGCTCCCGCTGTCCCGTCTGCCTAGTGTCGCTCCCCTTGGGGATGGCCTGCAGCGGGCTCCGGCGGCTcctgagggggggggggcgcggttCATGCCCCGTGGTGCTGGGGGCGCCGGCTCGTCGTCCTGTCGGCGTTGCTGCTGGGCGGGGCGTTGGCTCTGCGTCTGGACCTGCCGGCGATGGCATCCTTCCCCTCCCCCTCTTGGATCTGCTCGCGCTCCTCCTCAATCCCACGTGGCCAATCCAACTCTCACATGCTTCGCATGCCACCGTCCTGGTCATTTTCAATCTCGCTGCCGAAATCCTCCATTTTGCCTTATCCGTAGAGAAGACGACCACCTTACTGTTGATTGCCAGAATCGTTTCAAACCTCCAGGCTTCGTTCATTATGGTCTTGGTCTCCCTGGCTGTTCCTTCTTTGCCCTTGACCGCGAGGTCCCTATTGTTGTCCCAATCCTAGCGCTTTCCAACTCCGGTATCATCTCTGTCCAGTCCAAGCGCATCACCCCTCAGGTTCTCCTTGATGAACTCCGGCTTTGGGACGATGGAGGATGGGACTAGCAAGCTCGCCAATTGTCTGACTTTGAGTTTTCTGCGACTTTTCCGTCCAAGGAAAGCCTCCGGATGATCTCCTCCTGTACCAGCTTCACGCTTCCCCTCAATCAACTGGTCGTCTCTGTCAAAGCTGCAtctaatgggtctaaagtgatctCTTCGTTGTCTGAAGTCTGGGTCCTTGTGGATGATGTTCCCCCTGCTCTTCGCTCCTTTGCTTTCATCATGGCCTTCGGTATTCTCGTCGGCAAGCCCATTGAGGTTGACCTTGAGTCCTTGGCTGTCTTGGGCCCGGTGCGCCTGCAGGCGTGGGTGGTGGATCCTCTCTATGTCCGTGGCTCCATCGATGTCTTCCCCTCGGCCGGAGGCTTCCGGTTTAGGGTTCGGGTCAAGGGAGACACGGGCCCGGCGTCGCCTCCACCtacccccttgagggagtcctggattaggggtgtccggatggccggactatgacctttggccggactcctggactatgaagatacaagattgaagacttcgtcccgtgtctggatgggactttccttggcgtggaaggcaagcttggcgatacggatatgtagatctcctaccattgtaaccgactctgtgtaaccctaaccctctccggtgtctatataaaccggagggtcttagtccgtaggacgaacaacaatcataccataggctagcttctagggtttagcctctctgatctcgtggtagatcaactcttgtactacccatatcatcaatattaatcaagcaggagtagggttttacctccatcgtgagggcccgaacctgggtaaaaacattgtgtcccttgtctcctgttaccatccgcctagacgcacagttcgggaccccctacccgagatccgccggtattgacaccgacattggtgctttcattgagagttcctctgtgtcgtcacctttaggcccgatggcttcttcgatcatcaaccacgacgcggtccagggtgagacttttctccccggacagatcttcgttttcggcggcttcgcactgcgggccaattcgcttggccatctagagcagatcgaaagctacgcccctggccatcaggtcaggtttggaagcttaaactacacggcctacatccgcggggacttgatctttgacagactCGAGccgcggccgagcgcgccgcactgtcatgatgggcatgatctagctctgccgccggacagcgcccagagcgccgctaggtgtctgctccgaccattagctcggagccgactgcgccagtcagGGACGAACGGTTGGacaccgccccaggagccgcaatctctacggcgatagagccgaataccagcctagtcctttccgaggcatgtgactccaaggtgccggactcctttccggactccgaatcttccgcactccTTTTGAtcgagcccgattgggctccgatcatggagttcactgccacagacgtcttttagcactcgccctttggtgatatcctgaattcactaaagtctctctctttgtcaggagagccctggccggactatggtcagcaaggttaggatgcggacgacgaagaaattcgaaacctacccaccacccacttcgtagccactgtcgatgacctaaccgacatgctcgacttcgactccgaagacattgacggtatggacgccgatgaaggagacgaccaagaaccagtgcttatagagcaccggacaatcacctcatcacacgatgtatacatggtggacacacctaaaagaagcaacgacgaggatcaaaagggcgcaaccagggatcgttccctcgaaaaacaatcaaagcggcggcgtaagtgccacgccaagccccacctcAACAGAGACccggccatagagcagggcgaatcaacggaagacgaacatgccatcgagcaaccgtccaaacagggcggacaaaccgaacaatccgtcccaggcaaagataatagtccggatgacctcacgctggacaagtcgctggagcaccagaacctccaccaaaggctcgtcgccactacgcgtagcctgaaaaagcagaagtggaagctcaaaacagcggaagatgcactcagaatcagatggggcagagtactcaataccgcacacaagtacggcaacagtcatcacacaaagagctatccgaagcagaaattactaccggaatttgatgaagaggccttagagcccccacagtcaaaaaacaaggaagccaccaggtcggatagacgaccccacgatcgacctcaagcgacaaagggcgccgcactcaatacggcacgcGATCCTCCCAAGGATTTGTATCAAAAAAccggtccaaccagatccatctacgggccaagaaagcaagctctagtgagcaatgcaacgcaaaaaatatccgaacatcacggcacacctacatacaggggcgccgcacatcccctatgttttaccgatgaggtactagatcatgaatttccagcgggattcaagcccgtaaacatagaagcatacgacggaacaacagaccctggagtctggatcgaggattatatcctccacatacacatggccagaggagatgaccttcacgccataaaatacttaccccttaagctcaaatggccagcccggcattggcttaaaagcctccccgaaaacaccatgggaagttgggaagagctcgaggatgctttccgggcaaaatttcaagggacctatgtccgacctccggatgcagacgatatgagtcatataactcaacaacccggagagtcagcccggaaactctggaacagatttcttactaaaaagaatcagatagtcgactgtccggacgccgaagccctagcagctttcaaacatagcgtccgagacgaatggctcgccaaacacctcggccaagaaaagccaagaacaatggccgcattaacaagcctcatgacccggttttgcgcaggagaagatagttggttggcaagaagcaacaccagcgacccgagtacatccgaactcagagatggaaacgggaaaccgcgccataacaaagaacaacgccggatcaaggataacagcccgatgagcatggcagtcaatgccggattcaaaagctctcggcaaaatcagaaaaaggcgccccccaaagatgacagggacgagctatctaacctcaacaaaatcttggacaaaatatgtcaaatccacagtactcccgggagacctgcaaaccacacccacagagattgttgggtcttcaagcagtccggcaaactcaacgccgaacacaaggggatcgacacaccaagcgaggatgatgacgcaccccacaagcagaacaccggagaacaaaataagttcccacaagaagtcaaaacagtaaattcacttcaggtgacaaaagggaaaaacagaacgacgcctacgaagatacgcgccatacggcctgccccagaggagcatcaccactggttgttacaaccaatcaccttctatcatcaggattactccagaggtatccggaacgcaggctggactgccttggtcttggatccgataattgacggactccaatttacacaagtcctaatggacggcggcagtgacctaaacctgttatatcaagACACAATCCACAAACTGGGGGTAAACCtagcaataattcgccatggcaacact contains:
- the LOC119277801 gene encoding extradiol ring-cleavage dioxygenase-like; protein product: MDTFFLSHGSPAICIDERIPAHGFFKSWLPAAVAGAQAPRAVLVVSAHWETDAPAVNVVHGTNDTIHDLQDLPDEMYKLRYPAPGAPGLARRTKELLEGAGFGPVSEEHGRGIDHGAWVPLMLMFPEADVPACQLSLQAGRDGAYHYALGTALAPLRDEGVLVLGSGTTTHNLRELGPLDAPVPQWAYDFDAWLRDALLDGRYDDVKRYKEKAPYGELAHPSPEHIYPLHVALGAAGDEARAELIHRSWTNATFSYSSYRFTNKI